In Sphingomonas sp. SUN019, one genomic interval encodes:
- a CDS encoding acyl-CoA dehydrogenase family protein: MTEDTFRTETRAWLEANCPPEMREPVRTDADVCWGGRDQSKLTQPQKDWMNRMGERGWTVPDWPKEYGGGGLNPAETKTLREEMARIRARNPLNSFGISMLGPALLKYGTEEQKKDHLPKIARGEIRWCQGYSEPNAGSDLASLATSAEDKGDHFLVNGQKVWTSYADYADWIFCLVRTDKTNKHNGISFVLFDMATPGVSTKPILLISGYSPFCETFFDDVKVPKENLVGTLNKGWDVAKYLLGHEREMISGMGLGGGSKNPLIEGALATIGVDHDGKLADPLLRAQIAQFEVRSKAFAAMSERFIDELKAGKAHPADPSMMKYYGTELNKSRHELMMAAGGSDALEWDSDRSDGGAAPRAWLRTKANSIEGGTSEVQLNIVAKRILELPGA; encoded by the coding sequence ATGACCGAAGACACCTTCCGCACCGAAACCCGCGCCTGGCTGGAGGCGAACTGCCCGCCCGAAATGCGCGAACCCGTCCGCACCGACGCCGACGTCTGCTGGGGCGGGCGCGACCAGTCGAAGCTGACCCAGCCGCAAAAGGACTGGATGAACCGCATGGGCGAACGCGGTTGGACCGTGCCCGACTGGCCGAAGGAATATGGTGGCGGCGGTTTGAACCCGGCCGAGACGAAGACCCTGCGCGAGGAAATGGCCCGCATCCGCGCGCGCAACCCGCTCAACAGCTTCGGCATATCGATGCTCGGCCCGGCGCTGCTGAAATACGGCACCGAGGAGCAGAAGAAGGATCACCTCCCCAAGATCGCGCGCGGCGAAATCCGCTGGTGTCAGGGCTATTCCGAACCCAACGCCGGGTCCGACCTGGCCAGCCTGGCGACCAGCGCCGAGGACAAGGGCGACCATTTCCTCGTCAACGGCCAGAAGGTGTGGACCAGCTACGCCGACTACGCTGACTGGATCTTCTGCCTCGTCCGGACCGACAAGACTAACAAGCACAACGGCATCAGCTTCGTTTTGTTCGACATGGCGACGCCGGGCGTGTCGACGAAACCGATCCTGCTGATCTCGGGCTATTCACCCTTTTGCGAAACGTTCTTCGACGATGTGAAGGTGCCGAAGGAGAATCTCGTCGGCACGCTGAACAAGGGCTGGGACGTCGCGAAATATTTGCTCGGGCATGAGCGCGAGATGATCTCGGGCATGGGCCTCGGCGGTGGGTCGAAAAACCCGTTGATCGAGGGCGCGCTGGCGACGATCGGGGTCGATCACGACGGCAAGCTCGCCGACCCCCTGCTCCGCGCGCAGATCGCGCAGTTCGAGGTCCGGTCGAAGGCGTTCGCGGCGATGTCCGAACGCTTCATCGACGAACTGAAGGCCGGAAAGGCGCATCCTGCCGATCCGTCGATGATGAAATATTACGGCACCGAACTGAACAAATCGCGCCACGAGTTGATGATGGCCGCGGGCGGATCGGACGCGCTGGAATGGGACAGCGACCGCTCCGACGGCGGCGCCGCGCCCCGCGCATGGCTCCGCACCAAGGCCAATTCGATCGAGGGCGGAACGAGCGAGGTGCAGCTGAACATCGTCGCCAAACGCATCCTGGAATTGCCGGGAGCGTAG
- a CDS encoding acyl-CoA dehydrogenase family protein yields MPLYLNEDQQMLRDAAREFVGEQMPVAHMRALRDTNDTTGFSRDHWKQFAEMGFTGILIGEDHGGLGLGHVEAGVVLEEIGRNLAPSPFLSTAVAAVAALKGTGAAERWFPGIVSGDTVAALAIDESAKHRASVALKAERSGNGFKLTGAKQFVTHGHVADLLIVAARTSGSANDTDGVTLFAVPKDAAKLTATPERLADANLAARIEFDGVEVDADAVIGEVDAGRSPLDRLLRAGRTGASAELLGVGGGAMDMTVDYLKQRKQFGVPIGSFQALQHRAAHLYAEMEVARAAVLKAQQLLDAGDPKADAAVSVAKAMTGMATTLAVQEGVQMHGGIGMTDEYDIGFYMKRARVLAELFGDANFHADALATAAGY; encoded by the coding sequence ATGCCGCTCTACCTCAACGAAGACCAGCAGATGCTCCGCGACGCCGCGCGCGAATTCGTCGGCGAACAGATGCCCGTCGCCCACATGCGCGCGCTCCGCGATACAAACGACACGACCGGCTTCAGCCGCGATCACTGGAAGCAGTTCGCCGAGATGGGCTTCACCGGCATCCTCATCGGCGAGGACCACGGCGGTCTCGGCCTCGGTCATGTCGAGGCGGGCGTCGTGCTGGAGGAGATCGGGCGCAACCTTGCCCCCTCCCCCTTCCTCTCCACCGCGGTCGCCGCGGTCGCAGCCCTCAAGGGCACCGGCGCCGCCGAACGCTGGTTTCCCGGCATCGTCTCTGGCGACACCGTCGCCGCGCTAGCGATCGACGAAAGCGCCAAGCACCGCGCGAGCGTCGCGCTGAAGGCCGAACGCTCCGGCAACGGCTTCAAGCTGACCGGCGCGAAGCAGTTCGTCACCCACGGCCACGTCGCCGACCTGCTGATCGTCGCCGCGCGCACATCCGGCAGTGCGAACGACACGGACGGCGTGACCCTGTTCGCCGTCCCCAAGGACGCCGCAAAGCTGACCGCCACGCCCGAACGCCTCGCCGACGCCAACCTCGCCGCGCGGATCGAATTCGACGGGGTGGAGGTCGATGCCGACGCGGTGATCGGCGAAGTCGACGCCGGCCGAAGCCCGCTCGACCGCCTGCTCCGCGCAGGACGCACCGGAGCCTCGGCGGAATTGCTCGGCGTCGGCGGCGGCGCGATGGACATGACGGTCGACTATCTCAAACAGCGCAAGCAGTTCGGCGTGCCGATCGGCAGCTTCCAGGCGCTCCAGCACCGCGCCGCGCATCTCTATGCCGAAATGGAGGTCGCCCGCGCCGCGGTCCTGAAGGCGCAGCAATTGCTGGATGCGGGCGATCCCAAGGCCGACGCGGCGGTGTCCGTCGCCAAAGCGATGACCGGCATGGCCACCACGCTCGCGGTGCAGGAAGGCGTCCAGATGCACGGCGGCATCGGCATGACCGACGAATATGACATCGGCTTCTACATGAAGCGCGCGCGTGTGCTGGCCGAGCTGTTCGGCGACGCGAACTTCCACGCCGACGCGCTCGCGACGGCCGCGGGGTATTGA
- a CDS encoding 3-hydroxyacyl-CoA dehydrogenase NAD-binding domain-containing protein, producing the protein MTFPVRTERHDDVLVIISDSPPVNALGADVREGLKAGFEEGLNDASIKAIVLRCDGKTFFAGADITEFGKPPRGPGLHEVLDAMDKADKPIVAAIHGTALGGGCETALACHYRVAVPSAVLGTPEVKLGLLPGAGGTQRLPRLVGVKAALEMVAIGDPVPAKKAAEIGLVDRVVGEDSLEADAIAFAREQIGKPVPRISEKTATADPEAVEAFRKANARKMRGFDAPEANIRCVEAATDRPFAEGMKFEREEFMKLMMGTQSAAQRHLFFAERQAAKIDDIDPKTTTLRPINKVGVIGAGTMGGGISMNFLSAGIAVTIVEMQQDALDRGTGVMRKNYEASAAKGRIKPDAPDKAMGLLTPTLSLDDLADCDLIIEAVYENMDVKKELFGKLDKIAKPGAILASNTSYLNVDEIAASTSRPEDVVGMHFFSPANVMKLLEVVRGEKTAKDVLATVMALAKKIRKVAVVAGVTHGFIGNRMLSPRQQEANKLLMEGATPEQIDKVHVDFGMPMGPFQMADLAGVDIGWHRDPTRVESIRDALAAEGRWGQKKQAGFYDYDEKRNPTPSPRVAEIIEDFRSKSNMAKRDITDQEIVERTLYPMVNEGALILEEGKAQRASDVDVVWIYGYGWPVYRGGPMFWAKTEGYEKVVAGLEKHGFKVAQTLKDGTVK; encoded by the coding sequence ATGACCTTCCCCGTCCGCACCGAACGCCACGACGACGTGCTCGTCATCATCTCCGACAGCCCGCCCGTGAACGCGCTGGGCGCAGACGTCCGTGAAGGCTTGAAAGCGGGCTTCGAGGAAGGCCTGAACGACGCATCGATCAAGGCGATCGTCCTGCGCTGCGACGGCAAGACCTTTTTCGCAGGCGCCGACATCACTGAATTCGGCAAACCCCCGCGCGGCCCCGGCCTGCACGAGGTGCTCGACGCGATGGACAAGGCCGACAAGCCGATCGTCGCCGCGATCCACGGCACGGCGCTCGGCGGTGGCTGCGAAACCGCGCTCGCGTGCCATTACCGCGTCGCCGTTCCCTCCGCGGTGCTCGGCACGCCCGAGGTGAAGCTGGGCCTGCTCCCCGGCGCGGGCGGCACGCAGCGTCTGCCGCGGCTGGTCGGCGTGAAGGCTGCGCTGGAAATGGTCGCGATCGGCGATCCGGTCCCGGCGAAGAAGGCCGCCGAAATCGGGCTGGTCGACCGCGTCGTCGGCGAGGATAGCCTGGAAGCCGACGCCATCGCCTTCGCGCGCGAACAAATCGGCAAACCCGTCCCCCGTATCAGCGAAAAAACCGCCACCGCCGACCCGGAAGCGGTGGAAGCATTCCGCAAGGCCAACGCGCGGAAAATGCGCGGCTTCGACGCGCCCGAAGCCAACATCCGCTGCGTCGAAGCGGCAACCGACCGCCCCTTCGCCGAGGGCATGAAGTTCGAGCGCGAAGAGTTCATGAAACTGATGATGGGCACGCAATCCGCCGCCCAGCGCCATCTGTTCTTCGCCGAGCGTCAGGCCGCGAAGATCGACGACATCGACCCCAAGACCACCACGCTCCGCCCCATCAACAAAGTCGGCGTGATCGGCGCGGGCACGATGGGCGGCGGGATCAGCATGAATTTCCTCTCCGCGGGGATCGCGGTGACGATCGTCGAGATGCAGCAGGACGCGCTCGACCGCGGCACCGGCGTGATGCGCAAGAATTACGAGGCCTCCGCCGCCAAGGGCCGGATCAAGCCCGACGCGCCCGATAAGGCGATGGGCCTGCTGACCCCCACGCTCAGCCTCGACGACCTCGCCGACTGCGACCTCATCATCGAGGCGGTGTATGAGAATATGGACGTGAAGAAGGAACTGTTCGGTAAGCTCGACAAGATCGCCAAGCCCGGTGCGATCCTCGCGTCTAACACGTCCTACCTGAACGTGGATGAAATCGCCGCCAGCACCTCGCGCCCCGAGGATGTCGTCGGGATGCACTTCTTCTCCCCCGCCAACGTGATGAAACTGCTGGAGGTCGTGCGCGGCGAGAAGACCGCGAAGGACGTGCTCGCGACGGTCATGGCGCTGGCCAAGAAGATCAGAAAGGTCGCGGTCGTCGCTGGCGTCACCCACGGCTTCATCGGCAACCGCATGCTCTCCCCGCGCCAGCAGGAAGCGAACAAATTGCTGATGGAGGGCGCGACGCCCGAACAGATCGACAAGGTCCACGTCGATTTCGGGATGCCGATGGGGCCGTTCCAGATGGCCGACCTCGCCGGGGTCGACATCGGCTGGCACCGCGATCCGACCCGCGTTGAGAGCATCCGCGATGCGCTCGCCGCCGAAGGCCGCTGGGGCCAGAAGAAGCAGGCCGGGTTCTACGATTACGACGAAAAGCGGAACCCCACCCCCTCCCCCCGCGTCGCCGAGATCATCGAGGATTTCCGCAGCAAATCGAACATGGCCAAGCGCGACATCACCGATCAGGAAATCGTCGAACGCACGCTCTATCCGATGGTCAACGAAGGCGCGCTGATCCTGGAAGAAGGCAAGGCGCAGCGCGCGTCGGACGTCGATGTGGTGTGGATCTACGGCTACGGCTGGCCCGTCTATCGCGGCGGCCCGATGTTCTGGGCGAAGACCGAAGGGTATGAGAAGGTCGTCGCGGGGCTGGAGAAGCACGGCTTCAAGGTCGCGCAGACGTTGAAGGACGGGACGGTGAAGTGA
- a CDS encoding class I adenylate-forming enzyme family protein, whose amino-acid sequence MLVALDPSWPAMGLDEAKAILTAPGAKFEMETVEIRGVPTRVWRNCPPSLRWLVEASRAHGDALFTIYEDERVSYEANYRAMAGIAADLVRRGVGKGDRVAIAMRNLPEFPAIFFAVVSIGAIVVPLNAWWTGAELEYGLADSGARLLFVDDERHARLADHYAKLAGIEHVYVSRSSTPVEGAASRLEDLIGTPHDWHRLPDAALPPAEIAPDDHATIFYTSGTTGHPKGALGTHRNMLTNIHTSGYSGARSYLRRGAPIPEPTPRTQLIVVPMFHVTACSAGMMGAIASGGTMIYMRKWDALRGMEIIEREKVHITGGVPTIAWQILEHPERANYDLSSLEAIAYGGAPSAPELVRRIYQEFGALPGNGWGMTETMATVTSNSAEDYLNRPDSAGLPAAVADVKVTDEDGRELPPGEIGELWIRGPMTVVGYWNKPEASAETFVDGWVRTGDLGRVDEEGFVYILDRAKDMIIRGGENIYSTEVENVLYAHPAVTDCALIGLPHRILGEEPAAVVHLCPGCSATEAELQAWVRERLAVFKTPVAIRFVADTLPRNANGKILKRDLKVLFEDRVAA is encoded by the coding sequence ATGCTGGTTGCGCTGGACCCGTCCTGGCCTGCGATGGGGCTGGACGAGGCGAAGGCGATACTGACCGCGCCGGGCGCGAAGTTCGAGATGGAGACGGTCGAGATTCGCGGCGTGCCGACGCGGGTGTGGAGGAATTGCCCACCGTCGTTGCGCTGGCTGGTCGAGGCGTCGCGCGCGCACGGCGACGCGCTGTTTACGATCTATGAGGACGAACGCGTTTCGTATGAGGCGAATTACCGCGCAATGGCGGGGATCGCGGCCGATCTGGTACGGCGCGGGGTGGGGAAGGGCGACCGCGTGGCGATCGCGATGCGCAACCTGCCAGAGTTTCCTGCGATCTTCTTTGCAGTGGTGTCGATCGGCGCGATCGTCGTGCCGCTGAATGCGTGGTGGACCGGGGCGGAGCTTGAATACGGCCTCGCCGATTCGGGCGCGCGGCTGTTGTTCGTGGATGACGAGCGCCATGCGCGGCTGGCGGATCACTATGCGAAGCTGGCGGGGATCGAGCACGTCTATGTTTCGCGTTCCAGCACCCCGGTGGAGGGGGCGGCGTCGCGGCTGGAGGATTTGATCGGCACGCCGCACGACTGGCATCGCCTGCCCGACGCCGCGCTGCCCCCCGCCGAGATCGCACCCGACGATCATGCGACCATTTTCTACACCAGCGGGACGACGGGCCATCCGAAGGGTGCGCTGGGCACGCATCGCAACATGCTGACCAACATCCATACGAGCGGGTATTCGGGCGCACGTAGCTACTTGCGACGCGGTGCGCCGATCCCTGAGCCGACGCCACGGACGCAGTTGATCGTCGTGCCGATGTTTCACGTCACCGCCTGTTCGGCAGGAATGATGGGCGCAATCGCGAGCGGCGGCACGATGATCTACATGCGCAAATGGGACGCATTGCGGGGCATGGAAATCATCGAGCGCGAAAAGGTGCATATCACCGGTGGGGTGCCGACGATCGCATGGCAAATTCTGGAGCATCCCGAACGCGCGAACTACGATCTCTCCAGCCTGGAGGCGATCGCTTATGGCGGTGCGCCGTCCGCGCCCGAACTGGTGCGGCGCATCTATCAGGAATTCGGGGCGCTGCCGGGGAACGGGTGGGGGATGACCGAGACGATGGCGACGGTCACGTCCAATTCGGCGGAAGATTATCTCAACCGGCCGGACAGCGCGGGGCTGCCCGCGGCGGTGGCGGATGTTAAGGTGACCGACGAGGACGGGCGTGAACTGCCACCCGGCGAAATCGGAGAGCTGTGGATACGCGGGCCGATGACCGTCGTGGGGTATTGGAACAAGCCGGAGGCGTCGGCGGAGACGTTCGTCGACGGCTGGGTGCGGACCGGCGATCTGGGGCGCGTCGATGAGGAAGGGTTCGTCTATATCCTGGACCGCGCGAAGGACATGATCATCCGCGGTGGCGAGAACATCTATTCGACCGAGGTGGAGAACGTGCTCTACGCGCATCCCGCGGTCACCGATTGCGCGCTGATCGGGCTGCCGCACCGGATATTGGGGGAGGAACCCGCGGCGGTCGTCCATCTATGTCCGGGGTGCAGCGCGACCGAGGCGGAGCTGCAGGCGTGGGTGCGCGAGCGGCTCGCGGTATTCAAGACGCCGGTCGCGATCCGCTTCGTCGCGGACACACTACCGCGCAACGCCAACGGCAAGATACTGAAGCGCGATTTGAAGGTCTTGTTCGAGGACCGTGTCGCGGCGTAA
- the glpK gene encoding glycerol kinase GlpK, translating to MSDTILVIDEGTTSTRAMLFSPDGECLASEQTELEQHYPRAGWIEHDAGEIWRKTLRVAGAMVAQAGGPSRIAAIGITNQRETIVFWDRTTGEPLAPAIVWQDRRTADTCRALRDAGHEELVQRKTGLLLDPYFSGSKIGWALREWPQLKAAGDRLAIGTVESWLVWNLTGAHVTDASNASRTQLMTLDGGWDDELCDLFGVPRSALPEIVDCAGRFGETTLFGDAIPICGMAGDQQAATIGQGCLAVGDTKATFGTGAFVLTQAGTTPPTSDHRLLSTIAWQLGGKRHYALEGSVFVAGSLIKWLRDSVGLIGDAAETAALARSVDDNGGVYLVPALSGLGAPWWEPDARAAITGLSFANGKAHIVRAALEAMAHQVHDLKAAFAADGQDWNVLRIDGGMVANDWMAQDLADMLGLTVERPKFAETTALGAAMLAGVGCGMFAGLEAAGTMRGAVETFEPTMNAEARDVRLSGWKAAVERVVSA from the coding sequence ATGAGCGACACGATTCTGGTTATCGACGAAGGCACCACGTCCACCCGCGCGATGCTGTTCTCCCCCGACGGAGAATGCCTGGCGAGCGAACAGACCGAGCTGGAACAGCATTATCCGCGCGCCGGCTGGATCGAACATGACGCGGGCGAGATCTGGCGCAAAACGTTGCGTGTGGCGGGCGCGATGGTGGCGCAAGCCGGCGGCCCCTCGCGGATCGCGGCGATCGGCATCACCAATCAGCGCGAGACGATCGTATTCTGGGACCGGACGACCGGCGAACCGCTGGCCCCCGCGATCGTCTGGCAGGACCGACGCACCGCGGACACCTGCCGGGCTTTGCGCGACGCCGGGCATGAGGAACTGGTGCAGCGCAAGACCGGTCTTTTGCTCGACCCGTATTTTTCCGGCTCGAAGATCGGCTGGGCGTTGAGGGAATGGCCGCAACTGAAGGCCGCGGGCGACCGGCTGGCGATCGGTACGGTCGAAAGCTGGCTGGTGTGGAATTTGACCGGCGCGCACGTCACCGACGCGTCGAACGCCAGCCGCACGCAATTGATGACGCTGGACGGCGGCTGGGACGACGAACTCTGCGACCTGTTCGGCGTGCCTCGATCGGCGCTGCCCGAGATCGTCGATTGCGCCGGGCGGTTCGGCGAAACCACCTTGTTCGGCGACGCGATCCCGATCTGCGGCATGGCGGGGGACCAGCAGGCGGCGACGATCGGCCAGGGCTGCCTGGCGGTCGGCGATACGAAGGCGACGTTCGGCACCGGCGCGTTCGTTCTGACGCAGGCGGGTACGACCCCGCCGACATCGGACCATCGCTTGCTCTCCACCATCGCGTGGCAGCTTGGCGGCAAGCGGCATTACGCGCTGGAAGGATCGGTTTTCGTTGCAGGCAGTCTGATCAAATGGCTGCGCGATTCGGTCGGGCTGATCGGCGATGCGGCCGAGACCGCCGCACTGGCGCGATCGGTCGACGATAATGGCGGGGTGTATCTGGTCCCCGCACTCTCCGGCCTCGGCGCGCCGTGGTGGGAACCCGACGCCCGCGCCGCGATCACCGGCCTCAGCTTCGCCAATGGGAAAGCGCATATCGTCCGCGCCGCGCTGGAGGCGATGGCGCACCAGGTGCACGACCTGAAAGCCGCCTTCGCCGCCGATGGTCAAGACTGGAACGTCCTGCGCATCGATGGCGGCATGGTCGCCAACGACTGGATGGCGCAGGATCTAGCCGACATGCTCGGCCTGACGGTCGAGCGCCCGAAATTCGCCGAAACGACTGCGCTCGGCGCGGCGATGCTGGCCGGGGTCGGCTGCGGCATGTTCGCGGGCCTGGAGGCGGCGGGGACGATGCGCGGCGCGGTGGAGACGTTCGAGCCGACGATGAACGCTGAGGCGCGCGATGTACGGCTGTCGGGCTGGAAGGCGGCGGTGGAACGCGTGGTCAGCGCTTAG
- a CDS encoding amidase family protein, which translates to MQRTAPLPGPLPASGEREKSALETAAAIRAGETTAIAETEAAIARIESRDSDLNAVVVRDFDNARKAAAEMDQRIAAGFDGPLLGVPMTIKESFDIAGLPTTWGYEEHRTFIARDDAVMVKRLKAAGAILLGKTNVPVALADLQSINPVYGRTRNAVDQSRSAGGSSGGSAVALASGMVPLEYGSDIGGSIRVPAAFNGVWGHKISYGLMTGEGHYFPDTDGAKPALSVIGPLARDADDLAVALDIGADFPIPRAPIRKPGEWRILILAGHPMAKVQASIVTAIENLAAAFEAAGATVDRSSDLLPDLSQQHRDYWAMLNIAITRGVPVDGGEPATLAHWFDLGDRQARNKRAWNRLFDQYDAVIAPALGVTAFAHDDTPLGDRKLTIDGAETPFTHQFVFPGLATFPMLPATSVPIGRDADGLPIGVQVIADTWRDHTAIAIARAAHDLVWSNT; encoded by the coding sequence ATGCAACGAACTGCCCCTCTCCCCGGCCCTCTCCCCGCAAGCGGGGAGAGGGAGAAGTCGGCCCTAGAAACCGCGGCCGCGATCCGCGCGGGCGAAACCACCGCGATCGCCGAAACCGAAGCCGCCATCGCGCGTATCGAATCCCGCGACAGTGACCTCAACGCGGTCGTCGTCCGCGACTTCGATAACGCGCGCAAGGCCGCCGCCGAGATGGACCAGCGTATCGCCGCGGGCTTCGACGGACCCCTGCTCGGCGTGCCGATGACGATCAAGGAATCGTTCGACATCGCCGGGCTGCCAACGACCTGGGGTTACGAGGAGCACCGAACGTTCATCGCGCGCGACGATGCGGTGATGGTCAAACGGCTGAAGGCCGCGGGCGCGATCCTGCTCGGCAAGACCAACGTCCCCGTCGCACTCGCCGACCTCCAATCGATCAACCCGGTCTATGGCCGCACCCGCAACGCGGTCGACCAGTCACGCAGCGCAGGCGGGTCGTCGGGCGGCTCCGCGGTGGCGCTGGCATCCGGCATGGTCCCGCTGGAATACGGGTCCGACATCGGCGGTTCGATCCGCGTCCCCGCCGCGTTCAACGGGGTGTGGGGGCACAAGATCAGCTACGGCCTGATGACCGGCGAAGGCCATTATTTCCCCGACACCGACGGCGCGAAACCCGCGCTCAGCGTCATCGGACCGCTCGCGCGCGACGCCGACGATCTCGCCGTGGCGCTCGACATCGGGGCCGATTTCCCGATCCCACGCGCGCCGATCCGCAAACCCGGCGAATGGCGCATCCTGATCCTGGCCGGTCACCCGATGGCCAAAGTGCAGGCGTCGATCGTTACCGCAATCGAAAACCTCGCCGCGGCGTTCGAGGCCGCGGGCGCGACCGTCGACCGCAGCAGCGACCTGCTCCCCGACCTTTCGCAGCAGCACCGCGATTATTGGGCGATGCTCAACATCGCGATCACCCGCGGCGTCCCCGTCGACGGCGGCGAACCCGCGACGCTGGCGCATTGGTTCGACCTCGGCGATCGTCAGGCGCGCAACAAACGCGCGTGGAACCGCTTGTTCGACCAATACGACGCGGTGATCGCGCCCGCGCTGGGCGTCACCGCCTTCGCGCACGACGACACCCCGCTCGGCGACCGCAAGCTGACGATCGATGGCGCGGAAACGCCGTTCACGCACCAGTTCGTCTTCCCCGGCCTCGCGACCTTCCCGATGCTGCCCGCCACCTCGGTGCCCATCGGCCGCGATGCCGATGGCTTGCCGATCGGCGTGCAGGTCATCGCCGACACCTGGCGCGACCACACCGCCATCGCCATCGCCCGCGCGGCGCACGACCTCGTCTGGAGCAACACATGA
- a CDS encoding Crp/Fnr family transcriptional regulator, which produces MTAEEKAVLEASVEDVKTVPARKIVIRRGDRVHYSTLLLSGTMCRYMDARDGYRQLVAYQVPGDFVDLHGYPLQRLDHDVATLSESRIACVPHERLDAIVRDYPNLARMLWFSTLLDAALHREWIFRLGRLDAGGRIAHFLCETHDRMAATGRAENGVYALPLTQQDIGEACGLTSVHVNRTLRKLREDGLADVARGKVQIIDRAALVRLGEFDPDYLYLEEGPWAAS; this is translated from the coding sequence ATGACCGCGGAAGAAAAGGCAGTGCTTGAGGCGTCGGTCGAGGACGTGAAGACGGTACCCGCGCGGAAAATCGTCATTCGGCGCGGTGATCGGGTCCACTACAGCACGTTGCTGCTGTCGGGGACGATGTGCCGGTACATGGACGCGCGCGATGGATACCGGCAACTGGTGGCGTATCAGGTGCCGGGCGATTTTGTCGACCTGCACGGCTATCCGCTGCAACGGCTGGACCACGACGTCGCGACGCTGAGCGAATCGCGCATCGCGTGCGTTCCGCATGAGCGGCTCGATGCGATCGTGCGCGATTATCCCAATCTTGCGCGGATGCTGTGGTTTTCGACGCTGCTGGATGCGGCGCTGCATCGCGAGTGGATTTTCCGGCTCGGACGTCTCGACGCCGGGGGCCGGATCGCGCACTTCCTGTGCGAGACGCATGACCGGATGGCGGCGACCGGCCGCGCGGAAAATGGGGTTTATGCGCTTCCGCTGACGCAGCAGGATATCGGCGAGGCGTGCGGGCTGACCAGTGTTCACGTCAACCGGACGCTGCGCAAGCTGCGTGAGGACGGGCTGGCGGACGTGGCGCGTGGCAAGGTGCAGATCATCGACCGCGCAGCGCTGGTGCGATTGGGCGAGTTCGATCCGGACTATCTGTATCTGGAAGAGGGTCCGTGGGCGGCGAGTTGA
- a CDS encoding serine hydrolase — protein MKIAKPEKHGFDGKRLATIDTFLKGRYLDSGEFANAQLLVARDDEIVHFSSAGAAREGKKKPIDEGSLFRIASMTKPITSVAFMMLVEEAKVALDTPVHHVLPEFKRVGVYNGGGAGVPFVTKPTDEPMRMVDLLRHTAGLTYGFQNRSNIDAAHRETKLENWHGNHDLDSFVAELAKLPLEFSPGTSWNYSVATDVLGAVVQRVSGMPLDEFFRTRIFAPLKMDDTFFTVPADKVDRLTDCYTFLPEKGRTMFDRADESMWAAPFKFLSGGGGLVSTALDYHRFIRMCLNGGELDGARILGRKTLQLMTQNHLPGGADLSAMSKSLFSETQNAGTGFGLGFAVTIDVARSMMPGSVGEYYWGGMFNTAFFIDPVERVSMVFMTQLSPSMIYPIRRELKTMIYAAMN, from the coding sequence ATGAAGATCGCAAAGCCCGAGAAGCACGGATTCGACGGCAAGCGGCTGGCCACAATCGATACCTTCCTTAAAGGTCGCTATCTCGATTCGGGCGAGTTCGCGAACGCGCAATTGCTCGTCGCGCGCGATGACGAGATCGTACATTTCTCCAGCGCCGGGGCCGCGCGCGAAGGCAAGAAGAAGCCGATCGACGAAGGCTCGCTGTTCCGCATCGCGTCGATGACCAAGCCGATCACCTCGGTCGCGTTCATGATGCTGGTCGAGGAAGCGAAGGTCGCGCTCGACACCCCGGTCCACCACGTCCTGCCCGAATTCAAGCGCGTTGGCGTCTATAACGGCGGCGGCGCGGGCGTGCCGTTCGTGACGAAGCCGACCGACGAGCCGATGCGCATGGTCGACCTGCTGCGCCACACCGCGGGCCTCACTTACGGCTTCCAGAACCGCTCCAACATCGACGCCGCGCATCGCGAGACGAAGCTGGAGAACTGGCACGGCAACCACGATCTCGATTCTTTCGTGGCCGAACTCGCGAAGCTGCCGCTCGAATTTTCGCCCGGCACCAGCTGGAATTACTCGGTCGCGACCGATGTGCTCGGCGCGGTGGTGCAGCGCGTGTCGGGGATGCCGCTCGACGAATTCTTCCGCACGCGCATCTTCGCCCCGCTGAAGATGGACGACACGTTCTTCACCGTGCCCGCGGACAAGGTCGATCGGCTGACCGATTGCTACACCTTCCTCCCCGAAAAGGGCCGGACGATGTTCGACCGCGCGGACGAGAGCATGTGGGCCGCGCCGTTCAAATTCCTGTCGGGCGGCGGCGGCCTCGTCTCGACCGCGCTCGACTATCACCGCTTCATCCGGATGTGCCTGAACGGCGGCGAGTTGGACGGCGCGCGCATCCTTGGCCGCAAGACGCTGCAGCTGATGACGCAGAACCATTTGCCCGGCGGCGCGGACCTGTCGGCGATGTCGAAGTCGCTGTTCAGCGAGACGCAGAATGCCGGCACCGGCTTCGGCCTCGGCTTCGCGGTCACGATCGACGTCGCGCGGTCTATGATGCCGGGCAGCGTCGGCGAATATTATTGGGGCGGCATGTTCAACACCGCCTTCTTCATCGACCCCGTAGAACGGGTGAGCATGGTGTTCATGACGCAGCTCAGCCCCTCGATGATCTACCCGATCCGCCGCGAACTGAAGACGATGATCTATGCGGCGATGAATTAG